Proteins from a single region of Bogoriella caseilytica:
- a CDS encoding type II secretion system F family protein, producing MNPLLVGAGAAVLVVSSAIGIRLVTSTGLEAVEQQYRAEEEKKKRGGFAALLDAFGALFMRPAVQLYGAKRLRKLDQAIRRAGRPDGVTVTIFVRRQAGAVALGFLLLLLFSLSGQILFGLIFFAMFALWMRVWLVSAAQTRQRRLDRELPDFLDVLGVTVMAGLGFRQALERVCDFHEGALAEEMRRSLREMGLGMSRRQTFEGLRERTSSPAVGSFVTALLQAEELGVPLADAIDSIARDTRREHAERVRQKAARAAPMVSLVMIFTVLPGAILLIGASIVVANLDVLGDFL from the coding sequence GTGAACCCGTTGCTGGTCGGTGCCGGCGCGGCCGTGTTGGTGGTCAGCAGTGCCATCGGCATTCGTCTAGTGACCAGCACGGGTCTCGAGGCGGTCGAGCAGCAGTACCGAGCGGAAGAGGAGAAGAAGAAGCGGGGCGGGTTTGCCGCACTCCTCGATGCGTTCGGGGCCCTCTTCATGCGTCCGGCGGTCCAGCTCTACGGGGCGAAGCGCCTGCGTAAACTCGATCAGGCCATCCGCCGAGCTGGCCGCCCTGATGGCGTGACCGTGACGATCTTCGTGCGGCGACAGGCAGGCGCCGTTGCGCTGGGGTTCTTGTTGCTCCTGCTCTTCAGCCTCTCTGGGCAGATCCTCTTCGGGCTCATCTTCTTCGCCATGTTCGCACTGTGGATGCGGGTGTGGTTGGTGTCGGCGGCACAGACCAGACAACGGCGACTCGATCGTGAGCTGCCGGATTTCCTGGATGTGCTGGGCGTGACCGTGATGGCCGGTTTAGGTTTCCGTCAGGCGCTGGAACGTGTCTGCGACTTCCACGAGGGCGCGCTCGCCGAGGAGATGCGGCGATCTCTGCGGGAGATGGGCCTGGGCATGTCACGGCGTCAGACCTTCGAGGGTTTGCGTGAGCGCACGAGTTCGCCGGCTGTCGGCTCCTTCGTGACCGCGCTCCTCCAGGCGGAGGAACTCGGGGTCCCGCTTGCCGACGCCATCGACTCCATCGCGCGGGACACACGTCGTGAGCACGCCGAGCGGGTGCGCCAGAAGGCCGCACGCGCCGCCCCGATGGTCTCGCTGGTCATGATCTTCACGGTGCTGCCGGGCGCGATCCTGCTCATCGGTGCCTCCATCGTCGTCGCGAACCTGGACGTCCTGGGTGACTTCCTCTGA
- a CDS encoding Na+/H+ antiporter subunit D has protein sequence MNWLVAVPVALPLVGAGLALAFARSPKVQRLVSLATLSLSLAAAVMLLVYVDSGPVVMDVGGWAAPVGITLVADRLSALMLVTSLVVSLAVMLYSLAQGFADGDDGAPVAIYHPTFLVLSAGVSTAFISGDLFHLYVGFEVLLTASFVLITLGGTRERIRAGTIYVIVSMTSSMIFVIAIAATYAATGTVNLAQLAQRLPELDPGIQLVLQLLLILGFAIKAAIFPLSAWLPDSYPTAPAPVTAVFAGLLTKVGIYAIIRTQTLLFPEGRLDDLLMVVAVATMLVGILGAVAQVDIKRMLSFTLVSHMGFMLWGIAMTSSAGLSAAIVYAVHHILAQTTLFLVAGLIERRGGTTSLLQLGSLARLSPLLAVLFFLPAFNLAGIPPFTGFLGKAGLLQAGAEHGGLLSYGLIAAGLITSLLTLYVVAKAWNMAFWQEAPEELVPSVPESGRTMTVLPRAMVAPAAGLVAVMLALVVIAGPLFTYTDAAATDLRARTPYVDAVLPDGVRGTGDSHVITESESAQDALDPGEDE, from the coding sequence ATGAACTGGCTTGTTGCGGTCCCGGTCGCCCTCCCGCTGGTCGGTGCCGGTTTGGCGCTGGCCTTCGCCCGCTCGCCGAAAGTTCAGCGTCTGGTCTCTCTTGCCACGCTGTCCCTGAGCTTGGCCGCCGCCGTCATGCTGCTGGTCTACGTGGACTCCGGGCCGGTCGTCATGGATGTGGGTGGCTGGGCTGCGCCGGTGGGCATCACCTTGGTGGCCGATCGCCTCTCGGCCCTGATGCTGGTCACGTCTCTGGTGGTCTCCTTGGCCGTCATGCTCTACTCGCTGGCGCAGGGCTTCGCCGACGGGGACGACGGTGCGCCGGTGGCGATCTATCACCCCACGTTCCTCGTGCTCTCGGCCGGGGTCTCCACGGCCTTCATCTCAGGAGACCTCTTCCACCTCTACGTCGGCTTCGAGGTGTTGCTGACCGCGAGCTTCGTGCTGATCACACTCGGCGGCACGCGGGAACGCATCCGGGCCGGAACGATCTACGTGATCGTCTCGATGACCTCGTCGATGATCTTCGTGATCGCCATCGCTGCGACCTATGCCGCCACCGGCACGGTGAACCTGGCGCAACTCGCCCAGCGGCTCCCCGAACTCGATCCCGGCATCCAGCTGGTGCTCCAGCTGCTGCTGATCCTGGGATTCGCCATCAAGGCGGCGATCTTCCCGCTCTCGGCCTGGCTCCCGGACTCCTACCCGACAGCGCCCGCCCCGGTGACCGCGGTCTTCGCCGGGCTGCTCACCAAGGTGGGCATCTACGCGATCATCCGTACCCAGACGCTGCTCTTCCCCGAGGGCCGCCTTGATGACCTACTCATGGTCGTGGCCGTGGCGACCATGCTCGTGGGAATCCTCGGCGCCGTCGCTCAGGTGGACATCAAGCGCATGCTGTCCTTCACGCTGGTGAGCCATATGGGGTTCATGCTGTGGGGGATCGCGATGACCTCGTCGGCCGGGTTGTCCGCGGCGATCGTGTACGCGGTGCATCACATCCTGGCGCAGACCACGCTGTTCTTGGTGGCCGGCCTCATCGAGCGACGTGGCGGCACCACCTCCCTGCTGCAGCTCGGTTCTCTGGCGCGGCTCTCTCCGCTGCTGGCCGTGCTGTTCTTTCTCCCGGCCTTCAACCTCGCCGGGATACCTCCCTTCACGGGCTTCCTCGGTAAGGCCGGGCTCCTCCAGGCCGGAGCGGAGCACGGAGGGCTGTTGTCCTACGGACTGATCGCCGCCGGGCTCATCACCTCGCTGCTGACCCTGTACGTGGTGGCCAAGGCTTGGAACATGGCCTTCTGGCAGGAGGCGCCTGAAGAGCTGGTTCCGAGTGTGCCCGAGAGTGGTCGCACGATGACCGTCTTGCCCCGAGCGATGGTGGCCCCCGCCGCCGGACTGGTCGCCGTGATGCTGGCGCTGGTGGTCATCGCCGGGCCCTTGTTCACCTACACCGATGCGGCGGCCACGGATCTGCGGGCCCGCACGCCATACGTGGACGCAGTGCTGCCCGATGGCGTCCGCGGCACGGGCGATTCCCATGTGATCACCGAGTCCGAGAGCGCGCAGGACGCTTTAGACCCAGGGGAGGACGAATGA
- a CDS encoding prepilin peptidase, which translates to MAARFWGEIRRYPRAIPVVAAVGVLWAIWVSGPGPLTPAVVAFAAIGAALLVIDIRQHRLPNALVFPLLGITVVLIGTAGILASDVTAVARALLGGLILGAGYLVLYLLSPSGLGLGDVKLAPVLGMLAAWYSWVDLALMALLPFLLGGVVALALLALRKAGRKTMIAFGPYMLLGAVVVLTWARMAPPA; encoded by the coding sequence ATGGCAGCGCGCTTCTGGGGGGAGATCCGGAGGTATCCGCGCGCGATACCCGTCGTGGCCGCGGTCGGAGTCCTGTGGGCGATCTGGGTTTCCGGACCGGGGCCGCTGACCCCCGCCGTGGTGGCCTTTGCGGCGATCGGTGCCGCCCTGCTGGTGATCGACATTCGCCAGCATCGCTTGCCGAATGCGCTGGTCTTCCCCCTCCTCGGGATCACCGTCGTGCTCATCGGCACGGCCGGGATCCTGGCCTCCGACGTCACCGCCGTGGCCCGGGCGCTTCTTGGTGGACTCATCCTGGGCGCTGGCTACCTGGTGCTCTACCTTCTCAGCCCGTCGGGCCTGGGACTGGGTGACGTCAAACTCGCACCGGTGCTCGGCATGCTGGCCGCGTGGTACTCCTGGGTGGATCTGGCCCTGATGGCCTTGCTGCCGTTCCTCCTCGGCGGGGTGGTCGCCCTCGCCCTGCTGGCGCTGCGCAAAGCAGGGCGCAAGACCATGATCGCTTTCGGACCGTACATGCTCCTGGGTGCCGTGGTGGTCCTGACGTGGGCGCGGATGGCGCCTCCGGCCTGA
- a CDS encoding Na+/H+ antiporter subunit E has protein sequence MSPHAAPARHSHQRRAWRPRRPSLLMVTWLTAVWVLLWGDLTWGNVIMGAVLALAVTVVLPLPRVPVDVRVRPWALARLMARFMYDVMVASVQVAGFALGRRTPRGAVIRVRLHSHSDVFLYLTSGFTSLVPGSVVVEAHRLTGTMYVHVFDVHMQGGLEGAEQAILAQEERILRAFASDEQLREAGFHPGSTPRAGKVAR, from the coding sequence ATGAGCCCGCACGCGGCGCCCGCACGGCACTCCCACCAGCGGAGGGCCTGGCGCCCCCGCCGCCCCTCGCTGCTCATGGTGACGTGGCTGACGGCCGTCTGGGTGCTGCTCTGGGGCGACCTCACCTGGGGAAACGTCATCATGGGTGCTGTGCTCGCGCTCGCGGTCACCGTGGTGCTGCCGCTGCCCCGGGTCCCTGTCGACGTGCGCGTCCGCCCATGGGCGCTCGCCCGGCTCATGGCCCGGTTCATGTACGACGTGATGGTGGCCTCCGTGCAGGTGGCCGGTTTCGCCCTCGGACGGCGTACGCCACGCGGCGCCGTCATCCGGGTACGCCTGCACTCGCATTCGGACGTCTTCTTGTACCTCACGTCCGGGTTCACCTCGCTGGTGCCAGGGTCGGTGGTGGTGGAGGCGCATCGATTGACCGGCACCATGTATGTCCACGTCTTTGACGTGCACATGCAGGGAGGTCTGGAAGGGGCCGAGCAGGCCATCCTGGCGCAGGAGGAGCGGATTCTGCGGGCTTTCGCCTCGGACGAGCAGCTCCGCGAGGCCGGCTTCCACCCCGGTTCCACGCCGCGAGCGGGGAAGGTTGCCCGATGA
- a CDS encoding DUF4235 domain-containing protein: MDIGWKLVSTGATLGATVVTSKVVGLGWKAVTGHEAPVNTDDPDLELWEVVAFAAVSGALLGLTRHLALRQAAKWYGGDRD; encoded by the coding sequence ATGGACATTGGCTGGAAGCTTGTCAGTACCGGAGCCACACTCGGCGCGACCGTCGTCACCTCGAAGGTGGTGGGCCTTGGATGGAAGGCCGTCACCGGGCACGAAGCGCCGGTGAACACCGATGACCCCGACCTCGAACTCTGGGAGGTTGTGGCCTTCGCTGCGGTCTCCGGTGCGCTGCTCGGCCTGACGCGCCATCTTGCCCTGCGCCAGGCCGCCAAGTGGTACGGCGGGGACCGCGACTGA
- a CDS encoding type II secretion system F family protein, whose translation MTITVELISVATGATLFLGILALSIFQKDRSFRREVIAASEPGARSRSALFHRLDEIFLRTRPGRSLAAAMAGAGLTWSPSGAVVLTLVAAAGMGAVVRPLMGWAGAVVAAVLIIVVALHLLKRRRAQRVDRFVAQLPELSRLLANSAEAGLSIRRGLEMAAREMDEPARSEIAQVVSELALGRSLQSGLEHLSERLPSRELGVLMQTIVIQARSGGALVKALSGISATLEERQQLRREIRTATAGATFTAVMVVGVAFGALVIMNLINPGALDQLLSEQLGIIVLVVAGVLFGLGFVLMRAVGKVEL comes from the coding sequence ATGACGATCACGGTCGAGCTGATCAGTGTTGCGACCGGTGCCACCCTGTTCCTCGGCATTCTCGCGCTGAGCATTTTCCAGAAGGACCGGAGTTTCAGACGCGAGGTCATCGCCGCTTCGGAGCCGGGTGCGCGCAGCCGCAGCGCGTTGTTCCATCGCTTGGACGAGATCTTCCTGCGGACGCGGCCGGGCAGGTCGCTGGCGGCCGCCATGGCCGGTGCGGGTCTGACCTGGTCCCCTAGCGGTGCCGTCGTCCTGACTCTGGTGGCCGCGGCCGGCATGGGCGCCGTGGTCCGGCCGCTCATGGGCTGGGCCGGCGCGGTTGTCGCGGCGGTGCTGATCATCGTGGTCGCGCTGCACCTGTTGAAGCGGCGCCGTGCCCAGCGGGTGGATCGCTTCGTGGCCCAACTTCCTGAGCTTTCGCGTCTGCTAGCGAACAGCGCAGAGGCCGGCTTGTCCATCCGCCGAGGCCTGGAGATGGCCGCGCGAGAGATGGACGAGCCGGCACGATCCGAGATCGCCCAGGTGGTGTCCGAGCTAGCCCTAGGGCGGTCCTTGCAGTCTGGCCTCGAGCACCTGAGCGAGCGCCTTCCGTCGCGCGAACTCGGGGTGCTGATGCAGACCATCGTCATCCAGGCGCGCTCGGGTGGCGCCCTCGTGAAGGCACTCTCCGGTATCTCTGCCACGCTCGAGGAACGCCAGCAGCTTCGCCGCGAGATCCGTACGGCTACAGCGGGCGCCACCTTCACCGCCGTCATGGTGGTGGGCGTAGCTTTCGGAGCGCTGGTGATCATGAACCTGATCAATCCCGGCGCACTCGACCAGTTGCTCAGTGAACAACTCGGCATCATAGTCCTCGTCGTCGCTGGTGTCCTCTTCGGACTGGGTTTCGTCCTCATGCGAGCTGTCGGCAAGGTGGAGCTGTGA
- a CDS encoding CpaF family protein, producing the protein MGLRDRLSEERSSAPETDLVAVYRERLMEEVDVDDLARLAPGQRRVRLERILSRMLSTDGPVLSARERGTLIQRIVDDALGLGVLEPLLADESITEIMVNGPLDIFVERRGRVEQVGTRFASEEQLLQTIDRIVSQVNRRVDESSPMVDARLPSGERVNVIIPPLALDGPTMTIRRFPSPFQLSELAGRGSIDSYTATLLAACVRAGMNVLISGGTGTGKTTFLNALSGLIPDDERIVTIEDAAELSLQQAHVVRLESRPANAEGRGQVSIRDLVRNALRMRPDRIVVGEVRGGETLDMLQAMNTGHEGSLTTVHANSAIDALARLETLASMSEVELPVSTIRDQINSALDVIIQLERGIDGSRRVVQVAYVTSERREEYKLQPILDFVADPLGPERVVTGRFVPRELPDELVQRLRVAGEPVVAPEPQAPVEQVPG; encoded by the coding sequence GTGGGCCTGCGGGATCGCCTATCGGAGGAGCGCAGCTCGGCGCCGGAGACCGACCTGGTCGCCGTCTATCGCGAGCGGCTCATGGAGGAGGTCGATGTTGATGACCTCGCACGCCTCGCCCCCGGGCAGCGCCGGGTGCGTCTCGAGCGGATCCTCTCGCGCATGCTCTCCACCGATGGGCCGGTGCTCTCGGCGCGCGAGCGCGGCACGCTCATCCAGCGCATCGTCGATGACGCGCTCGGGCTGGGTGTACTCGAGCCGCTGCTGGCTGACGAATCGATCACCGAGATCATGGTCAACGGGCCGTTGGACATCTTCGTGGAACGCCGCGGCCGCGTCGAACAGGTCGGCACCCGCTTCGCTTCAGAGGAGCAGTTGCTGCAGACAATCGACCGCATCGTCTCCCAGGTGAACCGGCGTGTGGACGAGTCCTCCCCGATGGTTGATGCCCGCCTGCCCAGTGGTGAGCGTGTGAACGTCATCATCCCGCCCTTGGCGCTCGACGGTCCCACGATGACGATCCGCCGCTTCCCCTCGCCATTCCAGCTCTCTGAGCTCGCCGGGCGCGGCAGTATTGACTCCTACACCGCCACGCTGCTCGCCGCGTGTGTGCGGGCCGGCATGAACGTGCTGATCTCCGGTGGTACCGGTACTGGTAAGACCACGTTCCTTAATGCCCTCTCCGGTCTCATCCCCGACGATGAGCGCATCGTTACCATCGAGGACGCCGCCGAACTCTCCCTCCAGCAGGCGCACGTGGTGCGCCTGGAGTCCCGCCCGGCGAACGCTGAAGGGCGCGGTCAGGTCAGCATCCGTGATCTGGTGCGCAATGCTCTCCGCATGCGCCCGGACCGGATCGTGGTCGGTGAGGTCCGTGGTGGCGAGACGCTCGACATGCTCCAGGCGATGAACACCGGCCACGAGGGGTCGCTGACGACGGTGCACGCCAACAGCGCCATCGACGCCCTCGCTCGCCTGGAGACCTTGGCCTCGATGAGTGAGGTGGAACTCCCGGTCTCGACCATCCGTGACCAGATCAATTCCGCGCTGGACGTCATCATTCAGCTGGAGCGCGGTATCGATGGGTCGCGCCGGGTGGTGCAGGTCGCCTACGTCACGTCAGAGCGTCGCGAAGAGTACAAGCTGCAGCCCATTCTCGACTTCGTGGCCGACCCGCTCGGCCCGGAGCGTGTGGTGACTGGGCGCTTCGTGCCGAGGGAGCTCCCCGACGAGCTCGTCCAGCGCTTGCGCGTGGCCGGCGAACCTGTGGTGGCGCCCGAGCCGCAGGCTCCGGTGGAACAGGTGCCCGGATGA
- a CDS encoding pilus assembly protein produces MHQRLREFKARARRGAIPGKDERGVLAIELIGFVAVTLMVLTLALQGVFFAQTYSAAQEAARNGARALSAQENYHRAATDSLPSWAQVVSITPSTGGEARVEVTVRVPLGLPGITSERVTVTRDAVFPMGN; encoded by the coding sequence ATGCACCAGCGACTACGTGAGTTCAAGGCCCGCGCGCGGCGCGGAGCAATACCCGGCAAAGATGAGCGCGGTGTCCTCGCCATCGAGCTGATCGGCTTCGTGGCCGTCACCCTCATGGTGCTGACTTTGGCACTGCAAGGAGTCTTCTTTGCCCAGACCTACTCGGCAGCTCAGGAAGCGGCGCGCAACGGCGCCCGGGCACTGAGCGCGCAGGAGAACTACCACCGGGCTGCCACCGATTCTCTGCCGAGCTGGGCCCAGGTCGTGAGCATTACCCCGTCAACCGGCGGAGAAGCACGCGTCGAGGTCACCGTGCGCGTTCCTCTCGGTTTGCCGGGTATCACCTCTGAACGCGTCACCGTCACGCGCGACGCTGTCTTCCCGATGGGGAACTGA
- a CDS encoding monovalent cation/H+ antiporter complex subunit F, whose amino-acid sequence MITQVTAVVLAICLALLVAAAVLALWRMEKGPTMFDRVVSLDVTTVIVLGGIALITASTGRSDLVPVLAVLAVVGFVGSVAMARFAAAERPEEARILTEAEARELAAQELDDTAAPLHDPDEQPTAGPAPGDAGGQIGSVDDGADQESAVGSRSESGEEGS is encoded by the coding sequence ATGATCACTCAGGTCACCGCCGTCGTGCTGGCGATCTGCCTGGCGCTGCTCGTGGCCGCCGCTGTGCTGGCACTCTGGCGGATGGAGAAGGGCCCCACGATGTTCGACCGGGTGGTCTCCCTCGATGTCACCACGGTCATCGTGCTCGGTGGCATCGCGTTGATCACCGCCAGTACCGGCAGATCTGATCTGGTCCCGGTGCTCGCAGTGCTCGCCGTGGTGGGTTTTGTCGGTTCGGTGGCCATGGCGCGTTTCGCCGCGGCAGAACGGCCGGAGGAGGCCCGGATCCTCACCGAGGCAGAGGCCCGGGAGCTCGCTGCCCAGGAGCTCGACGACACCGCCGCACCGCTGCACGATCCCGATGAGCAACCCACTGCTGGCCCGGCACCGGGTGATGCCGGCGGCCAGATCGGCAGCGTGGACGACGGCGCCGACCAAGAGTCCGCTGTGGGGTCAAGGAGCGAGTCTGGGGAGGAGGGGTCGTGA
- the cpaB gene encoding Flp pilus assembly protein CpaB, with translation MNPRQYTGLAVLLLTGLCAVAVFVLVFLYVDDVRSEVGPTATVYELDEPVSALASVPSEALREVEVPERWIPEDAIRHPDQMAGLVAAADYEPGTLLQAGMLEPPPVLEPGFREVAIMVDAETGVAGKVFPGDRVDIIATIAGNEDLGIAPRAEVWVSDALVLEIGALTEVDDEDAVGNFTTTAAVPVTFALNAEETLRLAYGESFSVKLRLALRPAGDDAEVPEEFQVYVDALAEDARGNGDGGDNGGDD, from the coding sequence GTGAACCCCCGCCAGTACACCGGCCTTGCCGTGCTGCTCCTTACGGGACTGTGCGCGGTGGCCGTGTTCGTCCTCGTCTTCCTCTACGTCGATGACGTCCGCTCTGAAGTGGGCCCGACCGCCACCGTCTACGAACTCGACGAGCCGGTGTCCGCTCTGGCGTCGGTCCCCAGCGAGGCGCTGCGCGAGGTCGAGGTGCCGGAACGCTGGATCCCCGAGGACGCGATCCGGCACCCGGACCAGATGGCGGGCCTGGTGGCGGCAGCCGATTACGAGCCGGGCACGCTCTTGCAGGCCGGCATGCTGGAACCACCGCCGGTGCTGGAGCCTGGTTTCCGGGAGGTCGCCATCATGGTGGACGCCGAGACCGGCGTGGCCGGCAAGGTCTTCCCGGGTGACCGCGTCGACATCATCGCCACCATCGCGGGCAACGAAGACCTCGGGATTGCTCCGCGCGCCGAGGTGTGGGTGAGCGATGCCCTGGTACTGGAGATCGGCGCGCTGACCGAGGTTGACGATGAGGACGCCGTCGGAAACTTCACCACCACTGCGGCTGTCCCGGTTACCTTCGCGCTGAATGCCGAGGAGACCTTGCGCCTGGCCTACGGCGAGAGCTTCTCAGTCAAGCTCCGCCTGGCGCTGCGCCCAGCCGGTGATGATGCCGAGGTCCCGGAGGAGTTCCAGGTCTACGTCGATGCCCTCGCTGAAGACGCGCGTGGCAACGGCGATGGTGGCGACAACGGAGGGGACGACTGA
- a CDS encoding MinD/ParA family protein, whose protein sequence is MATKVLLVTNDAGVRDHLGHVLSEAEDFDLAGSVRDAVAARAALERDADITIMVVDENVDNGNGHAAARAVGAAFPLVGLVMVVPHAGSEAFGRAMEVGARSVISTSTSLDEVITRLEGVARWADSVRAALDADFASANAGRVVAIAGAKGGVGVSALTLLLARASVGMRSVSVVDFDLGKGDLAAYSGVHTRRSIVDLTGVAGEITSRMLRETSYEIRGGLRLLSAPSHGERGEEMTPEAARNIIGALRYESDLAVVDIGSHLDDVRATVLEFADAVLLVSTPDLPSLRATRRILDQWERLAIRPPSSVDLLLNRRAKQDQVTPALAERIVERSIAFVVPDGGAPFAEAMNTATLLEDKKTAVHEAVGRAGEAVLAKEITAEAEGEKQEGDTEVEQLLNKSAPTTRRSRRDDQSKRSRRRKAKAEAKAGKKEAKKSRKAAKAEAGQVALELPVMVGIVLAVVLIAVQGLGWAAGLVAARSAAQDGARYVGIQQSYDPTVAARAESIAYDGLLANWHSDATVTVGRNEVRVEIRTPTIIPGATLSAASTATVYREP, encoded by the coding sequence ATGGCGACGAAGGTTCTGCTCGTCACCAATGACGCGGGTGTCCGCGATCACCTCGGGCACGTGCTCAGTGAAGCCGAAGACTTCGATCTTGCCGGCTCGGTGCGCGATGCTGTCGCAGCGCGTGCCGCACTGGAGCGGGACGCGGACATCACCATCATGGTGGTCGACGAGAACGTGGACAACGGGAATGGGCACGCTGCCGCACGCGCCGTCGGGGCAGCTTTCCCGCTCGTGGGCCTGGTCATGGTGGTCCCCCATGCCGGCTCGGAGGCCTTTGGGCGGGCCATGGAGGTGGGTGCCCGCTCAGTCATCTCGACCTCCACGAGCCTTGACGAGGTGATCACCCGCCTTGAGGGCGTGGCCCGGTGGGCCGACTCCGTGCGCGCGGCGCTCGATGCGGACTTCGCCTCGGCGAATGCCGGGCGCGTGGTCGCCATCGCCGGCGCGAAGGGCGGGGTGGGCGTCTCCGCCCTCACCCTGCTGCTCGCACGCGCCAGCGTCGGGATGCGCTCGGTCTCGGTGGTTGACTTCGACCTCGGCAAGGGCGACCTCGCGGCCTACTCCGGAGTGCACACGCGCCGCTCCATCGTCGACCTCACCGGTGTGGCCGGGGAGATCACCTCACGCATGCTGCGTGAGACTTCCTACGAGATCCGGGGCGGGCTGCGCCTGTTGTCGGCTCCAAGTCACGGCGAGCGCGGCGAGGAAATGACCCCCGAGGCGGCTCGCAACATTATCGGTGCGCTGCGCTACGAGTCCGACCTTGCTGTGGTGGACATCGGTTCGCACCTCGACGACGTGCGTGCCACCGTCCTGGAGTTCGCTGACGCGGTGCTCCTGGTGTCCACCCCGGACCTCCCCTCTCTGCGTGCTACCCGCCGCATCCTGGATCAGTGGGAACGCCTGGCGATCCGCCCGCCGAGTTCCGTGGACCTGCTGCTCAACCGCCGCGCCAAGCAAGACCAGGTCACACCGGCCTTGGCTGAGCGCATCGTCGAGCGATCGATTGCCTTCGTGGTGCCTGATGGCGGCGCACCATTTGCTGAAGCGATGAACACCGCTACTTTGTTGGAGGACAAGAAGACAGCAGTGCACGAGGCGGTTGGCCGCGCGGGTGAGGCGGTGCTGGCCAAGGAGATCACTGCTGAAGCGGAGGGTGAGAAGCAAGAGGGGGACACCGAAGTGGAGCAGCTCCTCAACAAATCAGCACCGACCACGCGACGGTCCCGGCGCGATGACCAGAGCAAGCGCAGCAGGCGCCGGAAGGCGAAGGCTGAAGCCAAGGCCGGCAAGAAGGAAGCCAAGAAGTCACGGAAGGCAGCCAAGGCCGAAGCAGGACAGGTGGCCTTGGAGCTGCCGGTGATGGTCGGCATCGTGCTTGCGGTGGTGCTCATCGCAGTGCAGGGCCTGGGCTGGGCTGCCGGTTTGGTGGCAGCTCGTTCCGCTGCGCAGGATGGCGCCCGCTATGTGGGGATCCAGCAGTCCTACGATCCGACCGTGGCCGCCCGTGCCGAGAGCATCGCCTATGACGGCCTGCTCGCGAACTGGCACAGCGACGCCACCGTGACCGTGGGGCGGAACGAGGTGCGCGTGGAGATCCGCACTCCCACGATCATCCCCGGGGCCACGCTCTCTGCGGCCTCGACCGCCACCGTCTACCGCGAGCCGTGA
- the mnhG gene encoding monovalent cation/H(+) antiporter subunit G, protein MSDAVLEGVSLAGALLMLGGSALILIAAIGVVRFPHLLTRMHAAAKPQNLGLVLLMSGLALQIRQPVVVWTLLLVVACQLVTAPIAAHMVGRAGFRTGRIDPEDLEVDELTEDLAAAARLSNDEVARRLAERGRRSED, encoded by the coding sequence GTGAGCGACGCCGTTCTCGAAGGGGTCAGCCTCGCCGGGGCGCTGTTGATGTTGGGCGGCTCCGCGCTCATCCTCATCGCGGCCATCGGCGTCGTGCGCTTCCCGCACCTGCTCACCCGCATGCACGCCGCGGCGAAGCCGCAGAACCTCGGTCTGGTGCTGCTGATGTCCGGCCTGGCACTGCAGATTCGTCAGCCCGTGGTGGTGTGGACGCTGCTGCTGGTGGTCGCCTGTCAGCTGGTGACCGCGCCCATCGCCGCCCACATGGTGGGCCGTGCCGGGTTCCGGACCGGTCGGATCGACCCGGAGGACCTTGAGGTGGACGAACTCACCGAGGACCTCGCCGCGGCCGCGCGCCTGTCGAATGACGAGGTCGCGCGCCGGCTGGCCGAGCGTGGTCGCCGGTCGGAGGACTGA
- a CDS encoding DUF192 domain-containing protein, with translation MDGTPVSSLLLAERFGQRLRGMLARKPLPPAMLISPCSSVHTWWMSATIDVALLNSDRKAIAVRTMKPWGFFGARGTTTVLEAPAGSFERWGLDVGSAISWAANGHQ, from the coding sequence GTGGACGGGACACCCGTCAGTTCACTGCTCCTTGCCGAGCGATTCGGGCAGCGCCTGCGCGGCATGCTCGCACGCAAGCCGCTGCCACCAGCGATGCTCATCTCGCCCTGCAGTTCGGTGCACACCTGGTGGATGAGCGCCACGATCGATGTAGCCCTGCTGAATAGCGACCGCAAGGCGATTGCGGTGCGCACGATGAAGCCCTGGGGCTTCTTCGGGGCCCGAGGCACCACGACCGTCCTGGAGGCTCCGGCCGGAAGCTTCGAGAGGTGGGGCCTCGACGTCGGCTCCGCGATCTCCTGGGCTGCGAACGGGCACCAGTGA